The Phycisphaerae bacterium genome window below encodes:
- a CDS encoding twin-arginine translocase subunit TatC has protein sequence MAKDLPTKNPDSVDAARMSFGEHLEELRTRIIRALWGLVAASVICYYFGDVIIGTLTAPYYVAMRDLGFDPRMVQLNPIESFLEYFKISFEFGILLAAPWVLYQLWQFVAAGLYPHEKRLIRVFGPVSMGLFVVGAAFMVVVVLTGLMQFLIGFSRSFPLPSDTNPLVRLLERNTSIPKVVIDESAPHSQVPIVTSAPADPAPGQIWFNEQTRKLYVRGAEETYEQPMVKSSASQFVQPFFSVSEYLGFVVDLALAFGLGFQIPIVVVFLIVMNIAGVDQLAAARKYIIFAISIIAAVVTPSPDIGTMMLLMVPMVLLFECGLLVGRFMKRNSTA, from the coding sequence ATGGCAAAAGATCTGCCCACGAAGAATCCCGATTCTGTTGATGCCGCCCGCATGTCATTCGGGGAGCACCTGGAGGAACTGCGCACACGGATCATCCGCGCGCTTTGGGGGCTCGTTGCCGCTTCGGTCATCTGCTACTACTTCGGCGACGTCATTATTGGCACGCTGACCGCGCCTTACTACGTCGCCATGCGTGACCTGGGCTTCGACCCGCGAATGGTTCAGTTGAACCCAATCGAATCGTTCCTGGAATACTTCAAAATCTCATTCGAATTTGGCATCTTGCTGGCTGCACCCTGGGTGCTCTACCAGCTATGGCAGTTTGTTGCCGCCGGGCTCTATCCGCATGAGAAGCGGCTGATTCGCGTTTTCGGCCCAGTGTCGATGGGGCTGTTCGTCGTCGGGGCGGCCTTCATGGTCGTCGTGGTCCTGACCGGATTGATGCAGTTTTTGATCGGTTTCTCCCGGAGCTTCCCACTTCCAAGCGATACCAACCCGCTGGTCAGGCTGCTCGAGCGAAACACGTCCATACCGAAAGTCGTCATTGACGAATCGGCCCCACATTCGCAAGTGCCGATTGTGACCAGTGCGCCGGCCGACCCCGCCCCCGGGCAGATCTGGTTCAACGAGCAAACCCGCAAGCTCTATGTGCGCGGCGCGGAAGAGACTTACGAACAGCCGATGGTGAAGTCGAGCGCATCGCAGTTTGTGCAGCCATTCTTCAGCGTGTCCGAGTATCTCGGCTTTGTGGTGGACCTGGCGCTCGCATTCGGCCTCGGATTCCAGATTCCGATCGTCGTCGTCTTCCTGATTGTCATGAACATCGCAGGAGTCGATCAGTTGGCGGCCGCACGCAAGTACATCATATTCGCGATTTCAATTATTGCGGCCGTGGTCACTCCGTCACCCGATATCGGAACGATGATGCTGCTGATGGTTCCGATGGTATTGCTCTTCGAATGCGGCCTGCTGGTGGGACGATTCATGAAGCGGAATTCGACCGCATAG